Proteins co-encoded in one Sulfuricystis thermophila genomic window:
- a CDS encoding TonB-dependent receptor has translation MSLKRLTLAAAIAALPFAVRAADTTLSTVVVTGAKEETAASKVGADTLQTLRPATSDTAQLLRDIPGVSLQGAGGVSSLPIVHGLADERLRLTVDGMDLYAACPNHMNTPLSYIDPTQVGAIKVWAGIAPVSAGGDAIGGAIQVESLPPAFAAPGQGSVFKGEVGAFYRSNGDAYGGNLSASYASESFHVSYSGATAQSDNYKAGGDFKNYDFTGRLGHTLPRDEVGSTAYETRNHTLGLAFKGGNHLVEAKVGYQDMPYQLYPNQRMDMLDNESTKLNLRYLGSFDWGRLEARLYHEHVDHYMDFGADKRYWYGSASGGSTALNGTPCSPISSSCAAGMPMYTESKTDGAQVKAEIALSAKDLLRLGAELHRYQLDDWWPPSGAGMWPGTFWNIRDGERNRDALFAEWEAKLSPQWLTLAGLRYEHVTTNAGSAVGYNPAGGGNQGRDANLFNARDHKRTFNNWDMTLLAKYALNPMQDLEFGFAHKERAPSLYELYPWSTWQMAALMNNFVGDGNGYVGNLDLKKEKANTLSATFDWHATDRAWEFKATPYYTRVDDYIDAVQWDATNNIPRTTPVVNAFTVLKYMNQDARLYGLDLSGKLPLAKTGVGEFGLKGLLNYTNGKNRTTGDELYNIMPLNAKLTLTHKLGGWDNAVELVMVKGKDKVSDVRNEIKTPGYSLINLRASYGWKQARVDFGIENLFDKLYYLPTGGTYVGQGTTMTNPALPNYPQWGTAVPGPGRSLYAGFNYKF, from the coding sequence ATGTCATTGAAACGCCTCACGCTCGCCGCCGCGATTGCGGCCCTGCCGTTCGCCGTTCGCGCTGCCGACACGACGCTGTCGACGGTGGTCGTCACCGGCGCCAAGGAAGAAACCGCTGCCAGCAAGGTCGGCGCGGACACTTTGCAAACCCTGCGCCCCGCCACCAGCGACACGGCGCAACTGTTGCGCGACATTCCCGGTGTCAGTCTGCAGGGCGCCGGCGGCGTCTCCTCGCTGCCGATCGTGCATGGCCTGGCCGACGAGCGGCTCAGGCTCACCGTCGATGGCATGGACCTCTACGCCGCCTGCCCGAACCACATGAACACGCCGCTCTCCTACATCGATCCGACCCAGGTCGGCGCGATCAAGGTCTGGGCCGGCATCGCGCCGGTCTCCGCCGGCGGCGATGCGATCGGCGGCGCGATCCAGGTCGAAAGCCTGCCGCCGGCGTTCGCCGCGCCGGGCCAGGGCAGCGTGTTCAAGGGCGAGGTCGGCGCCTTCTATCGCAGCAATGGCGATGCCTACGGCGGCAACCTCTCGGCAAGCTACGCCAGCGAATCGTTCCATGTCAGCTACAGCGGCGCCACGGCGCAGTCCGACAACTACAAGGCCGGCGGAGATTTCAAGAACTACGATTTCACCGGCCGCCTCGGCCATACGCTCCCGCGCGACGAAGTCGGCTCCACCGCCTATGAGACGCGCAACCACACGCTGGGGCTGGCCTTCAAGGGTGGCAATCATCTCGTCGAGGCGAAAGTCGGCTATCAGGACATGCCCTACCAGCTCTATCCGAACCAGCGCATGGACATGCTCGACAACGAGAGCACCAAGCTCAACCTGCGCTATCTGGGCAGCTTCGACTGGGGCAGGCTCGAGGCGCGCCTCTATCACGAGCACGTCGATCACTACATGGATTTCGGCGCCGACAAACGGTATTGGTATGGATCGGCATCTGGCGGCAGCACGGCGCTGAATGGCACTCCGTGTTCGCCGATCAGCTCCTCATGCGCCGCCGGCATGCCGATGTACACCGAGAGCAAGACCGACGGCGCTCAGGTGAAGGCCGAGATCGCGCTGTCGGCGAAAGATCTGCTGCGCCTCGGCGCCGAACTGCATCGCTACCAGCTCGACGACTGGTGGCCGCCTTCCGGTGCCGGCATGTGGCCCGGCACCTTCTGGAACATCCGCGATGGCGAGCGTAACCGCGATGCGCTCTTTGCCGAATGGGAAGCAAAGCTTTCCCCGCAATGGCTGACACTGGCCGGCCTGCGCTATGAGCATGTGACGACCAATGCGGGATCAGCGGTTGGCTATAACCCTGCCGGCGGCGGTAATCAGGGGCGTGATGCGAACCTCTTCAACGCCCGCGACCACAAGCGCACGTTCAACAACTGGGACATGACCCTGCTGGCGAAATACGCGCTGAACCCGATGCAGGACCTCGAATTCGGCTTCGCCCACAAGGAACGCGCGCCGAGCCTCTATGAGCTCTATCCGTGGTCGACCTGGCAGATGGCGGCCTTGATGAACAACTTCGTCGGCGACGGCAACGGCTATGTCGGCAATCTCGACCTCAAGAAGGAAAAGGCCAACACGCTTTCCGCCACCTTCGACTGGCATGCCACCGACCGCGCCTGGGAGTTCAAGGCCACGCCCTATTACACGCGCGTCGATGACTACATCGATGCCGTGCAGTGGGACGCGACCAACAACATCCCGCGCACGACACCCGTCGTCAATGCCTTCACCGTGCTCAAGTACATGAACCAGGATGCACGGCTCTATGGCCTCGATCTCTCCGGCAAGCTGCCGCTCGCCAAGACCGGCGTCGGCGAGTTCGGACTCAAGGGCCTGCTCAACTACACGAACGGCAAGAACCGCACGACGGGGGACGAGCTCTACAACATCATGCCCTTGAATGCCAAGCTCACGCTGACGCACAAGCTGGGCGGCTGGGACAATGCCGTCGAGCTCGTGATGGTCAAGGGCAAGGACAAGGTCTCGGACGTGCGCAATGAAATCAAGACACCGGGCTACAGCCTAATCAATCTGCGCGCGAGCTATGGCTGGAAACAGGCACGCGTCGATTTCGGCATCGAGAACCTGTTCGACAAGCTCTACTACCTGCCGACCGGCGGCACCTATGTCGGCCAGGGCACGACGATGACCAACCCGGCCTTGCCCAACTATCCGCAATGGGGCACCGCCGTGCCGGGTCCGGGACGTTCGCTCTACGCCGGCTTCAACTACAAGTTCTGA
- a CDS encoding energy transducer TonB encodes MSQPCDAGLAPAFVFSRHRLAMQRVFSLSFVLLLHAAILWALWQHRLIPGREEAMTLFVNFIAPPAIEKPPSPPPPPKPARAKPAPAPAPRLVAETISVAPTDYVAPPPPPEPPRIEAPLAPPPPPAPAPALPAGPVALGSELAVACPERTPPTYPAIARRLGEEGTVVLRVELDETGAVVFAEVKTSSGARRLDEAALAAVKTWRCTPARRNGQPVRATALQPFKFVLQGN; translated from the coding sequence ATGTCCCAGCCGTGCGACGCCGGCCTCGCGCCGGCGTTCGTCTTCTCCCGACATCGCCTGGCCATGCAACGCGTGTTCAGCCTGTCTTTCGTCCTGCTCCTGCATGCCGCGATCCTCTGGGCGCTTTGGCAGCATCGCCTGATTCCCGGCCGAGAGGAGGCGATGACGCTGTTTGTGAATTTCATCGCGCCGCCGGCGATCGAGAAGCCGCCCTCGCCTCCGCCCCCGCCCAAACCGGCCAGAGCCAAGCCCGCCCCGGCGCCTGCCCCACGGCTGGTGGCCGAAACAATCAGCGTCGCCCCCACAGATTATGTCGCGCCGCCCCCGCCCCCCGAGCCGCCGCGCATCGAGGCGCCCCTCGCGCCGCCTCCCCCGCCCGCGCCGGCGCCCGCATTGCCGGCCGGACCGGTCGCCTTGGGCAGCGAGCTTGCCGTGGCCTGTCCCGAGCGCACGCCGCCCACCTATCCGGCCATCGCCCGCCGTCTCGGCGAGGAAGGCACGGTGGTGTTGCGCGTCGAGCTCGATGAAACCGGCGCCGTGGTCTTTGCCGAGGTCAAGACGAGCAGCGGCGCTCGCCGGCTCGATGAGGCCGCGCTCGCGGCCGTGAAAACCTGGCGCTGCACTCCGGCTCGCCGCAATGGCCAGCCGGTGCGCGCCACCGCCCTGCAACCCTTCAAATTCGTTCTGCAAGGAAACTGA
- a CDS encoding MotA/TolQ/ExbB proton channel family protein, translating into MEHNLEGFGFAHFLGQCDTVGKTVLVLLLLLSIASWYLIVTRLLANWLDKRRAAAFEAEFERASSLDTLPLDKNHALAALVQEARSVAANAAGRELSAAGGFAEVLTRSLNNAIDAEMMRAEHGLTILATAGSAAPYIGLFGTVWGIYHALVQIGMSGQGTLDKVAGPVGEALIMTALGLAVAIPAVLAYNAFQRRNRMWLNRLESFAHRLYLRLAVEHGQG; encoded by the coding sequence ATGGAACATAACCTCGAGGGCTTCGGTTTTGCCCATTTCCTCGGCCAGTGCGACACCGTGGGGAAGACGGTGCTCGTGCTGCTCCTCCTGCTCTCGATCGCCAGTTGGTATCTGATCGTCACCCGGCTGCTCGCCAACTGGCTGGACAAGCGCCGCGCAGCCGCCTTCGAAGCCGAATTCGAGCGCGCCTCATCCCTCGATACCCTGCCGCTCGACAAAAACCATGCGCTCGCCGCTCTGGTCCAGGAAGCCCGCAGCGTGGCGGCCAATGCCGCCGGCCGGGAGCTTTCCGCGGCCGGGGGCTTTGCCGAGGTGCTCACGCGCAGCCTCAACAATGCGATCGATGCCGAGATGATGCGCGCCGAGCATGGCCTGACGATTCTCGCCACCGCCGGTTCGGCCGCGCCCTATATTGGTCTCTTTGGCACCGTCTGGGGCATTTATCACGCACTGGTGCAGATCGGCATGTCGGGCCAGGGCACGCTCGACAAGGTGGCCGGCCCCGTGGGCGAAGCGTTGATCATGACGGCGCTGGGGCTGGCCGTGGCGATCCCGGCGGTGCTGGCCTACAACGCCTTCCAGCGCCGCAACCGCATGTGGCTCAATCGCCTCGAATCCTTCGCCCACCGGCTTTATCTGCGCCTGGCGGTGGAACATGGCCAAGGCTGA
- a CDS encoding ExbD/TolR family protein produces the protein MAKADISRRHHDEPMAAMNVVPLVDVMLVLLVIFIVTAPILTHAVKIDLPKASSAVNVTKPEHIEFGIREDGSLFWNGETVTLDQLPQRFAIEAAKQPQPELHIRADRLVAYEKVAKVMAAAAKAGLTRIGFVSEPEGR, from the coding sequence ATGGCCAAGGCTGATATCTCCCGCCGCCATCACGACGAGCCGATGGCGGCGATGAACGTCGTGCCGCTCGTCGATGTGATGCTGGTGCTGTTGGTGATCTTCATCGTCACCGCGCCGATCCTCACCCATGCAGTGAAGATCGATCTGCCGAAGGCTTCGTCTGCCGTCAATGTCACAAAGCCCGAGCACATCGAGTTCGGCATTCGCGAAGACGGCAGTCTGTTCTGGAACGGCGAAACGGTGACGCTCGACCAGTTGCCGCAGCGCTTCGCCATCGAAGCCGCGAAACAGCCGCAGCCGGAACTGCATATCCGCGCCGATCGTCTGGTCGCCTACGAGAAAGTCGCCAAGGTGATGGCCGCGGCGGCGAAGGCAGGACTGACCCGGATCGGCTTCGTTTCCGAGCCGGAGGGGCGCTGA
- a CDS encoding Crp/Fnr family transcriptional regulator, whose protein sequence is MSSQELRGIPFFAELPAALLTELSAATRERRYEKDELIVIKGDRPTGMYAVLSGVVKLACQSPAGEERVIDLVGSGEVFGVSTVLLGNAYPYLAAALSPTRLLHIDAEAVLTLSGRSAQFAKRLLVKLSTRLYARMRDLEDFRLHPPVKRLASYLLNAGAASCGNGTVISFCAPKHVIASRLGMTPEALSRCLRELSDSGAISVGTDHVRVLDAGQLRVMSERR, encoded by the coding sequence ATGTCTAGCCAGGAATTGCGGGGAATCCCCTTCTTTGCAGAGCTGCCAGCGGCCTTGCTGACCGAGCTGAGCGCTGCGACACGGGAAAGACGTTACGAAAAGGACGAGCTGATCGTCATCAAAGGCGATCGTCCGACCGGCATGTATGCGGTGCTTTCCGGCGTCGTCAAGCTGGCATGCCAGTCGCCGGCCGGCGAGGAACGGGTCATCGACCTGGTAGGCAGCGGCGAGGTGTTCGGCGTGTCGACCGTCCTGCTCGGCAATGCCTACCCTTACCTGGCGGCTGCGCTTTCCCCGACGCGGCTGCTGCACATCGATGCCGAGGCCGTACTCACTTTGTCCGGTCGCTCGGCGCAGTTCGCCAAACGTCTGCTCGTCAAGCTTTCCACGCGGCTCTATGCCCGCATGCGCGATCTCGAAGATTTCCGCTTGCATCCGCCCGTGAAACGGCTGGCCAGTTATCTGCTCAACGCGGGTGCCGCCTCCTGTGGTAATGGCACGGTGATCAGCTTTTGCGCGCCAAAGCACGTCATCGCCTCGCGGCTGGGCATGACGCCCGAAGCACTCTCGCGTTGTCTGCGCGAACTGTCGGACAGCGGGGCGATTTCGGTTGGCACCGATCACGTGCGGGTGCTCGATGCCGGGCAACTACGCGTCATGAGCGAAAGACGCTGA
- a CDS encoding ATP-binding protein: MNTRWFSLRRRLILWLLAGVTAGWLGAVGFAYVETRKEVMAMLEKREHHDQRLERYKRLERHVNKELAEHLLKTMLTPLLFGLPILGAWIWFATRRGFRPLDQIATEVSCRTPERLDPLTPETAPREIRPLIEAINGLFARLADSLEAERRFTADAAHELRTPLAAIVTQAQVAARARDAAERDHALGQLAAGAQRARHLVEQLLTLARLDPAADLPMNEVRLDRLAAEVCADHGPAAVEKNIALELEAPQAVTLTGNEAMLRILLRNLLDNAIRYTPAGGKVGVGVTARGRQVELSIADDGPGIPPDQRAQALRRLHRLAGQDIEGCGLGLSIVARIAELHRARLEMGEGLEGRGLGITVAFGA; the protein is encoded by the coding sequence ATGAATACGCGCTGGTTTTCGCTGCGGCGTCGACTCATTCTCTGGCTGCTCGCGGGCGTTACCGCCGGCTGGTTGGGGGCGGTCGGTTTCGCCTATGTCGAGACGCGCAAAGAAGTGATGGCAATGCTCGAAAAGCGCGAGCATCACGACCAGCGCCTCGAACGATACAAACGCCTCGAACGGCACGTGAACAAGGAGCTCGCCGAGCATCTGCTGAAAACGATGCTCACGCCGCTGCTCTTCGGCCTGCCGATCCTCGGCGCCTGGATCTGGTTTGCCACCCGCCGCGGTTTTCGTCCGCTCGATCAGATCGCCACCGAGGTTTCCTGCCGCACGCCGGAACGGCTCGACCCGCTCACCCCTGAAACGGCGCCGCGCGAGATTCGCCCGCTGATCGAGGCGATCAATGGCCTGTTCGCGCGTCTGGCCGACTCGCTCGAAGCCGAGCGGCGCTTCACCGCCGATGCGGCGCACGAGCTACGCACGCCGCTTGCCGCGATCGTCACGCAGGCGCAGGTGGCGGCGCGTGCCCGCGATGCGGCCGAGCGCGATCATGCGCTCGGCCAGCTCGCGGCCGGCGCGCAACGGGCGCGCCATCTGGTCGAGCAGCTTTTGACGCTGGCGCGGCTCGATCCGGCGGCCGATCTGCCGATGAATGAAGTGCGCCTCGATCGGCTGGCCGCCGAGGTCTGTGCCGATCATGGCCCGGCCGCGGTCGAGAAAAACATCGCCCTGGAGCTCGAGGCGCCGCAGGCGGTGACGCTCACCGGCAACGAGGCGATGCTGCGCATCCTGTTACGCAACCTGCTCGACAACGCGATCCGTTACACCCCCGCAGGCGGCAAAGTCGGCGTTGGCGTGACGGCACGGGGGCGCCAAGTCGAGCTTTCCATCGCCGATGATGGGCCGGGCATTCCACCCGATCAACGTGCGCAGGCGTTGCGTCGCCTGCATCGTTTGGCGGGTCAGGACATCGAAGGCTGTGGGCTGGGCTTGTCGATCGTCGCGCGCATCGCCGAGCTGCACCGGGCCCGGCTCGAAATGGGCGAGGGCCTGGAGGGGAGGGGGTTGGGCATCACGGTGGCATTCGGCGCATAG
- a CDS encoding response regulator, with the protein MRILLAEDDPHLGDGLMVGLRQEGYAVDWVKDGAAADLALKTEAYDLLVLDLGLPRQTGLAVLAALRARGQSLPVLILTARDATSDKVQGLDAGADDYLVKPVDLDELAARVRALLRRAAGRSQPQLCLGELTLDPAARQVTLAGKPVELSAREFALLQVLLENAGRVMTRAQLEASLYGWRDEPDSNALEVHIHHLRKKLGAERIKTLRGIGYTMPK; encoded by the coding sequence ATGCGCATTCTGCTTGCCGAAGACGACCCCCACCTGGGCGATGGCCTGATGGTCGGCCTGCGCCAGGAAGGTTATGCGGTCGATTGGGTGAAGGACGGCGCGGCCGCCGACCTGGCGCTCAAAACCGAAGCCTATGATCTCCTCGTGCTCGATCTGGGCCTGCCGCGGCAAACCGGTTTGGCCGTGCTCGCCGCCTTGCGCGCGCGCGGGCAGAGCTTGCCGGTGTTGATCCTCACCGCGCGCGATGCGACCAGCGACAAGGTGCAAGGACTCGATGCCGGCGCCGACGACTACCTCGTCAAGCCGGTCGATCTCGACGAGCTCGCCGCGCGGGTGCGCGCGCTCCTCCGCCGCGCGGCCGGACGCAGCCAGCCGCAACTGTGCCTGGGCGAATTGACGCTCGACCCGGCCGCGCGGCAGGTGACGCTGGCAGGAAAGCCCGTGGAACTGTCGGCGCGTGAGTTCGCGCTCTTGCAGGTGCTGCTCGAAAATGCCGGCCGCGTGATGACGCGCGCCCAGCTCGAAGCCTCGCTCTACGGCTGGCGCGACGAGCCCGATAGCAACGCGCTCGAAGTGCATATCCACCACTTGCGCAAGAAGCTCGGCGCCGAACGTATCAAGACCCTGCGCGGCATCGGCTACACAATGCCGAAATGA
- a CDS encoding cytochrome b/b6 domain-containing protein, which produces MEKILVWDWPVRIGHWLLVAAFAIAWLTSEGETWRLVHAYAGGTLVGVMLFRLLWGFLGSRHARFASFVRGPAAAFAYLKGLVTGQAMHTTGHNPAGGWAILLLIVLGLATGGTGWLIYNDWGGHWLEELHEGLANTMLIVVGVHIAGVIVGSLVHHENLVRAMFTGRKRGEPGEAIASARPLAAVALLGWVALCAWWLAR; this is translated from the coding sequence ATGGAAAAGATCCTCGTCTGGGATTGGCCGGTGCGCATCGGCCATTGGCTGCTGGTGGCCGCCTTTGCTATCGCCTGGCTGACGAGCGAAGGCGAAACCTGGCGGCTGGTGCATGCTTACGCGGGTGGCACGCTGGTCGGCGTGATGCTGTTTCGTCTCCTGTGGGGCTTTCTAGGCAGCCGGCATGCGCGCTTTGCCAGCTTCGTGAGGGGGCCAGCGGCTGCTTTTGCCTATCTCAAGGGACTGGTCACGGGTCAAGCGATGCACACCACCGGCCACAATCCGGCCGGCGGCTGGGCGATCCTGCTGCTCATCGTGCTGGGACTGGCGACCGGCGGCACCGGCTGGCTGATCTACAACGATTGGGGCGGCCATTGGCTCGAGGAGCTGCACGAAGGGCTCGCGAATACCATGCTGATCGTCGTCGGCGTGCATATCGCCGGGGTCATCGTCGGCAGCCTCGTGCATCACGAAAACCTGGTGCGGGCGATGTTCACCGGCAGGAAGCGTGGTGAGCCCGGCGAGGCGATCGCCAGTGCCCGCCCGCTCGCTGCAGTGGCCCTGCTTGGCTGGGTTGCACTCTGCGCCTGGTGGCTGGCACGCTAA
- a CDS encoding diheme cytochrome c translates to MKRNVLTGIVLVSLSATALADKLRLPADAPPAFQAECASCHVAYPPQLLTGDDWRRVMASLDKHYGDNASLDEPTRRAIQDFLVRNAGSPSKVGAGGHESVPPGADLPRRVGAGGTASAAALPRLTATPWFQRKHREVSRSDWAHPKVKTPANCAACHTQAAQGSYREREIVMPSGRRWED, encoded by the coding sequence ATGAAAAGAAATGTCCTGACCGGCATCGTGCTCGTCTCGCTCTCTGCCACGGCGCTGGCCGACAAGCTGCGTCTGCCCGCCGATGCGCCGCCGGCCTTTCAGGCCGAGTGCGCCAGCTGCCATGTCGCCTATCCGCCGCAGCTTCTGACGGGTGATGATTGGCGGCGCGTGATGGCGAGCCTCGACAAACACTACGGCGACAACGCCAGCCTCGATGAGCCGACGCGGCGTGCCATCCAGGACTTTCTCGTCCGCAATGCCGGCAGTCCGTCGAAAGTCGGCGCTGGCGGGCATGAGAGCGTCCCGCCGGGCGCCGACTTGCCTCGAAGAGTCGGCGCTGGCGGGACGGCATCCGCTGCAGCCCTGCCGCGGCTCACTGCGACGCCCTGGTTCCAGCGCAAGCACCGCGAGGTGTCACGCAGCGACTGGGCCCACCCCAAGGTGAAGACGCCGGCCAACTGCGCCGCCTGCCACACCCAAGCCGCGCAAGGCAGCTACCGCGAGCGTGAGATCGTCATGCCGAGCGGCCGCCGCTGGGAGGATTAA